ATTGTTTACTATGTTCTTTCTTAGTAACCCTTTTGGCTTAATGTAACTATTACTTGTTCTGTTGGAATCAGGCAAAGAACTTAATCTTCTGTCGTCCTGAAGATGAAACCCCAGTTAAGTACATGACAATCAGAAGAATTCCAAGGTATGTAAAATGTATGAGTATTCACTAATTCCATTCGGCAAGTCTAAAGGACTATAGCAGCTAGCATAAACAAGTAGTGCCCTCCAAATTACCACCCTGATGAAACATATGTCCATCACTTGGTAAAACTGTTGATAGTCTCTACTATGCAACAGGGTTTATAGCAATTGGCCTTTATATGATATACTGAATCAGTTTCGAAAAGGCCACAGTCATATGGCTGCTGTGGTGAGGAATAAGAAGGATGTTAATGGACAAAGGGAAATAGATGCTAGGAGTTCAAGATTAGATTCAGTACGCGCAGAGAGCAAAGGTATTGCATTCAGGATTTGATTAGTAAAAGTTAAGTTTTTGAGATTTTTCGTCATAGACTTGTTACTAGATATTACAGGTTTAAATTCTCCGATCAATGGGAAAGAGCATCCGAGTAACGCCATAGACATATCATCTGTGTATTCGAGTGAAAGTACTGAATACAGCACTCCACTCTCAGAATATGTCATGGAACAAGATGAAGATCTTACACAAACACATTACAAGCGCCATAAAAAGCAGGGCGGTGGAAATGTATCGAATGAAAGTGTAGGATCTATTCAAAGTCACTTGGATGAGGAGGTAATTGGGATCATAACAATGGAGGATGTTATGGAAGAACTGTTACAGGTACTAACTGTAGTACGAAACCTAGTTTGATATGCAAATGTTTATCATGAACTAAACAAATATATCTTTCTGTTAATTTCTGAAGGAAGACATACTGGATGAAACAGATGAATATGTGGATGTGCATAACAGGTAAGTATAACCAGTTTTTTCTGTTCTGTGAACTCCACGCCACGCTTTATGTCGATACATTACCATTCAATACTTGGCTTGTTTTCTCTTTATCTATTTCAGAATTAAAATCAACCTGCTACCTTCAAGACGATCATCACCCTCAAAATCTCATAGAACCAAGTCTCTATCTCAAATTTATTGGAGAACTCCGGAGGCCTCTCCCTTGTCTTCGACATACAATAGTCCTATACTCCGTTCTCCCATTAATTCTGCATACATTCAACCACCTCCTATCTTCATCACAAGACCTACTTTGTATCCTTCCCCTCCACAAGCTGCACCATTTGCAGGCCCTATTCGCGCCTCGCCATCCTCTCATCGAGTAAGCATACATGTTACACATACTATATCTAGAGTAGCTTAAACTTCATAAATACTTACTCACAAGTCACAACTTATAACTCAAACTTTGATTCTTGACAGGCCTCAAGAAAGTCATATGAGAAGCTAAGACAACACAGTGGACGTAAACCTGCAAGAACCTACTCGCTAAGTTGAGCGAAAGCCGTTGTGATTCATCAATTAATGTATGTGTTTAGATTTAGTTGAAATGCTCAGCAGTTGTGAACTTTGTTAATTTACGTATGATATATCATATATGGCATGAAAATATTCGCAGAAAGAACAATAACATGTACACACTTGGGAGATGATCAACCAAATCTAACTAGTAATTAGATACTGATGAATCCATATACATTTCTCTATCATTATTCTCAGATCAAACTCACATGCATCAGATTCTAGCTAAACAGCTACTCTTCTGCATGTTTCAACCTTGAAAGTTGCTTCTGATGAGCTAGTGATGCCTCGAATCAGGGCCTCCAGGACTCAATCTCTTAGACTCGTTCTGACTCTTCGTCGACTTCTTCTCCTGGACTTCAGTGCCCAACCCTATAAAATACCCTTCCTTCGTTTTCCTAGCCAACATTTTCCGAATCGTGTCAGCTTCCGAAGTAAAAGACTGAGAATCAGAACTAATGTTAAAAAACATAAACACCATTAGCAATAGGAATACAATCACAAAACTTCTCAAAATAGACATTTTCTCCTTCTTAGATTCTAAAATTGCTGATCTTGTAGCTAAAGCCTGACCAAGAACTACCATATATAGTAATCAAAAGGGTCATATTTCCTTTGTATTATTCCAAGTGGATTGTAGATAGAGGACCGTATTAAAATCTCACTTGCTGAGTGCTGTGTTTTAATTTCTGTTAATGTATCAACTATCAACTAACTGACAATCTAACATGCACGCGTGGTCTACTATAGCTCTATGAGTAGGTCTTCCTTTTCTATGTGCCGTACAGCATATACATGCAGCTATATGTCTCTTCAAAAATTTGATCCATACAATGTCGGCATATTCTACAGTACCTCCATGTATCCCATACACTCAATTTGTTGTAAGGGAACAAATTTGGTTAATCTAGCCTGCACAAAGAAACAAAAGAAGGCTCATCATCTCAAAAATATCTTATAAGAAAGTCACGGCCATTCATTTTGGGATAAGGTTTATGGCAACAAGATCATACAACCATTAGATACGGTGTAATGGAAACTATAACTTAGCCTAGCCATGAGAACTCTGATCTTTCACTCACAACCATCTTTCCATGATTCTCAGTCTTCTCCATGGAAGCTCAAAACCCCAGCCCTCCACCCCACAAGTCTTCAAAGCCTACCACTCCCCAAAAGAACACATCATCATATTCAACCACATGCCAATTCATCAAAAGGGTTTGGCAATAACACACCAGCAGCTACCATGAAAGAAAAACCCTCAAGCAAAAACCCTAAGAATGATGATGATGATGATGATGAGATTCCGCAGGTCGTAACGGAGAGGATGCTGGTGAGGATTGTGGCGGCAGTCGGTCTGCCTCTGGCTACCGGCATTGCTTTCTTGAACGTTTTTGAATACATTAAGGAGAATCACTTGTGGGATGTGCCGGTTTGGCTTCCGTTCTTGACGACTTTGTTAACTTTTGGGACTTCAGCACTTGGGATTGCGTATGGGGCTTTGTCTACGAGTTGGGATGCAGAGAAGAAGGGTTCCATTCTTGGTTTTGAAGAAGCTCAGAAGAATTGGGTTGATATGTGGAGGGAGGAAGATGAAGGTAGTTCATAGATGTTGCAATTTTTGAAGTGATACATATTGGTTACCGTAACGTACGATCGATTTAAGCATTTTCTGCAGAATCATATACATTGACATAGTTTTCCCATATCATGGTTTTTCCCCCTTCTTTATCTCTATTATTGCTTTTGCAATTGATGATGTGCGTACGTATATTGTTGCACTTTTGCATATTCCTTTTCTTTTCTTTTTTTGAAAAGTTGCATATTCCTTTTAACAACTTGCTTCTTGATATATAGGCTCCATTTCATGAATGTTCTACTTATCTCCATATCTTTTGGGGGAAGCAAAAATGTTGAGCAAAGTGCCTCAAAGGGCAACGAGCGAGGGATTGGCATTTCTAATAACAAGAGATTCAGAGTCAAATGAAGGCCTCAAATCGAATAGTTAATTTTACTGTATCAATTTCTTCTCTCACTGACGATAATTTTCACGTTTTATTAAATTTCACGAGTTATTAATCGCTTCTCATCATGAGTTACTATGTATAAACGAACCACGTCAGTTATATATATACTTGTAGCACACTGCTAACTAGCATGCTTCAAAATAACCAAGGTGGACGTACGTTGACTTGCACAGCGCAGGCCACAGGGTTCCAAACAGAGATTCATGAAGCAATTGGGTTGGAAATAGTACTCTAATATATGTGCGTCTGCATCGATGATCACTTAACTATACTTAATTGATATTCATATTTCATATAGCTAGGTTGATGTTACTGAAAGTAGTAAAATATAAGATATGTTTAGATCTGAAGCCTCATGAGCATTTACATATGGATTGATGTAATCATCTATTTGATACTATTATTACTATACTCATACTATGCACTTAACTATCGATGCTTCTAAAGTTAATCTTATAAAATTAGCGTAACGACATCTATATATATAATTATACTTGGTGAGGTTAACTTAAATTTTGTCTTTTAATGACTTAAACTTTATCTTTGTGAATGTGTTAACCAAAAAAGAAAAAATGGTGAACCCTTGATTAATAAGAGTTTAATAAAGGCCTCAAACCGAATATATAGTTAACTATACTTAATTGATATTCAAATAGCTAGGTTGATGTTACTCTAAAGCAGTAAAATAAGACATGTTTAGATCTGAAGAAGCCTCTTGAGCGTTTTACATATGAATTGATCGATGTAATCATCTATTTGATATTATACTATACACTTAACTATCGATCCTTCTAAAGTTAATCTTTTAAAATTAGCATAACGACGTCACCTGTGTATGTAATAATCACTGAAAACTGATCCTAATACTGTCTAGCTAAACTCCAAGTAATCTTGTTTGTTAAGTATGTGGTGCTAATTAGAGCTCTAAACAACGTGATTACATCAACTAAAAGTAGGTTGGATAACAATTAACGAGTACGTAGATTAAGTATAAACAAACAAGTAAACCAAAATGTCTGCAGTAATTTATTTCAGCAGCCATCACTAACACGTACTTACCTGACCAACCAACCAAAACGTAAACGACGACGTTGAACATTCTATCTTGACGTGAAAGGTTGAAACCCTAGAATAGTTAGGTTATGTTAACCAAGGATCTAGTCTAGAAAGCATCAAAGAGAATCCTAATAATCCCTCTAGAGGGAGACATTTTGTATTTGTAAATAGGCAAAGTCATGATCAACGCTATTAAGAATTGGTTAAGCAAACTAATCTAGCCTACCTTTCCGTCGTCGGTTTGGATTCAGTAATGTCGAGTTGGTTTTATATATTCAAATCTAGAGCATGGATTTTGAAATTATTTTGTTGAAATGGACATGGGTCTTCAATCATTTCACTGATCCTATAATATGATTAGTATATGTACAATGTATGTTATATTTTAGGTGAAAGATAAACTTTAGCATTGCAAAATGCACCTTTCATATAAAGTGCTACCTTTCACTACTACTCTTTCTCCCTTGCACTAACAGTAGTTCAAACACGACTTCTCTTCTTGGAACATGACCTTGCCAACATATTTCCATGAATTCAACTATAGCGACCCTTCATTTCCATTACTTACCAATAATTCTAACAATGCACAAACCTCAAATGTACATATGCATGTCAATTTTAGGCATACTGCACTAGTAAAGTGCAAAGAAAACTTCAGCAATATTGTAAATGCAACTGCGCGCATGTATATCAATTCCTCTCTAACTTTTTTCATGCATAGAATTATAATTAAGTTTAAAATCTGCTCAAATATCAATCAAGAGTGCTAAAAACTGTTTCAATATTTAATTAATCATCTTAGTAATACACCGAAACCACGTTCAGAAGTAATTGGAAAAATCCAAAACAAGAGTCCTCCTATCCCAAGCTTACTTTTCTTCTAGCTAGTTCCACTCCAAGATCAACAACAAAGAAATAAAAGAAACGAACAAAACCAAATCACCCCCTACTGTACAATCTGGCTTTTCTCTCTTCTTAGAACGGTATATCAAAATTATCCAGCTGAATTAACCATTATTCATCTTGGCCTTAATCTTAAATCAGCAGATGACACAGGCATTGGGATCCTCCTCCACACTTCTCACATAATAATGAGTACTCATCGGAGGGTTGTATGCATTGTAGGCCTTGAGAAGCTCAGCCACTTCATCTTTTGGATCTTTCTTCTTATCCTCTCCCTTTTTGGCTTCCTCTTTCTTTGGCTCCTCCTTCTTCTTTTCCTCCTTCGCCGGTCCTACAGACACTATCTCAGTGCGGCATAGCTTCCTCAACTTGCTCACCAAGCCTACCGGATCTATGTCCCCAGTCACTGTCAGCTTCTGATCCTTCATGTCCATGGAGATCGAATCTAGCCCTGCAATTATTGCCATCACAAAACTAATTAGCTACACCAGCTAAGAGAAGCACGTATGAAGTTAATTCATGGATGAAAAACAGAGTAATACGAGCAAGACTGGTATGTAACTATGTACCTTCGAGCCCTGAGACTGCCCTCATGGCTTTCTTCTTCGACTTGTCGTCGTGTACGTCCAACTTCAACACAACTTTCTGTCATGACACAGTGAGAAAAACTATTAGCGCATATGATCAAATTAACCTTATAAAGCACATAGAGCAAAGATTAAACCCAGTTGAGCTTAGAACTTCAGGAAACAAGTGAAATTTCAAACCCAGTTGAGAAATTAATTAGAACTTCAAGAAACAAGTGAGATTTCAGACAGATCGATGAAAGGAATCCCATAATTTCATAAAGTTTGGAGAAAACTGATCAGGACTCTACCCAAAAACACCCATCATCAACTTCAATTGATGTAAGAAGGAAACGATAAACATAGCTAGAGGGAAGAAAGAGCTTTAATTTGGATCAGAGTAAAACATCGATCTCTAAGCTACTACGTACCTTCATATTCACTGGATTAATTTGAAAGATCTGAAAAACCAGAAGTATAGTGAATTAGCTTGCTGCTAAATTTGGTGAGACGAAGAGATGAGAGAGAGAGAGAGAGAGAAGAGAGAGAGAGAGAGATGGTGAAGTGATTGGAGTGGCAAGGCCAAATTTATACTAGGAGGGTCAACCCTTGAGTCAGTCTTCGGTCAATAAACTCATGTGCTCCATTTTTGCCACAGGAAAAATAAAATAAAACTTCTGGACCTACGTCGGTGTATTCACACATGAAACGTCACCGTTTAAAAGCTTAAAAGGGTAAAACGACAACGTATTAAAGCTTGTGGCCTTTTGAAGATTCAAAGGTAGATCATCATTCATCATCGTGGCATGGTTTTGCTCCTTCCAGGAAATAAAGAACGGTTGCGAGTCTATGCCGTCATCTGGACCTTTGTCTAGACTCGTCTGTTGAGTCGTCGTCGTCTTCGTTGTCCATGGTGTACTAGTTGTCTAGTTCACTTACTCATCGTCAACAAATCATCGACGGAGTCTCTCCTTCAATTCCTCTCCTTCCAAGCTTCCTCCCACTTTCCTGGTTGCCTCTCCCCTCCTACCACTCTGGCTCGGCCCCTCGTCGATCTCTTTGTTTTCAAATACATCTCGGTTTCATAACTCTTCATGATTAGGGCACCCCGCGTACGTATCATGCGCGCGGGTGCATGTAGTTGATATCTAAAAACGTATGAGCATTACATGTATGCGTGTTTTTGTATTTTCGTTGTGTTTTACGTACGATCAGCGCGGCACAAACCCGTTTATGTAAATCTACAATATTCACTTTGTCACACACTTGTTTCAGCGAAAATTTTCTCATTCAGGAGATTTGGGTCAATAGAGAAATTATAGAATACCTTGAAGTTGGACTGATTGGTACACATACGTACAGGTATACCCAGAGTCGTAGAGTGGTCACATAAATAGTGTTAGTTTATGCCTAATTACATATTAATTAAGGTCAGCGTCACATGATTCATGAACTTAGTGTCGACTACTATAGCCTTATAAATCTAAATCTCTTGCTTTGATTCTACATCTTCTCCAACAGTAGCAGTAAATTACTTAGTAATATATGGTGTATCCTCCATTTTTAAGATTCCCAATGCATTTACCAGAGCCAAATAAGCAGTCGGTAACATGCATGCATATATGGAGCTTCGATTAATTATGAGCTAGAGAGTGATTAAGATTAATACATGCCTGGTTAATTATAGTTAATTATATAACGAACATGGAAGAACAGGCTGCTATCGATCTGTTCCTTCTTATATAAAAATGAGCCAATTAAGCTAGATCGCTTTGTATAGAGTAAACCTTGATCTGGGAATTGACTCGACAGGATTTGAGTCTCAATCTACAACCACCAGACTGCTACAGAGAAGTTATCGTCTAATTCTTGTCAGTATTTTATATAAAAATAAATAAAAAAATTTAAGTCTCAGTCTACAACTAGATGCTAATTTATATTATATCCATTGTGATTAGTTATTCTAATTAAGGACAAAAACCTAATTATTTACAGCTATTGGACGTCTTAAGCTATGAATTAGGCATCTAATTAACTATTTAGTTGCACATGTACGTATATATAATGATTCTCAATATGACTGTGCACCGGTCAAATTAAGTTTGATGATTTCTGATTGATCAATTACATGTAATATATCATGTTATTCAATCGATGCGGTCTCTGCTCCTCCTTGAAGTCTATTTTTTTTGCTCTTATTCTTCTAGTTTGTAAGATTCTTTGGTTTGTAAAGATTGTTAGGCCTGTTGTTTTTATATAGAACAGTGAAGAACAACATGTCAACATTTATACAACATGTCAACAACAGTGGATCTCGATGGATAAGAACCAATATGCTAACACATATAAGTGCCAACTACTTGGGTCATTTTAAAGATCAATCACTACTGTGAACCTCTTAGTACATGACGCTTTCAAAAGATTATCGTTCGTTTTTATTAAAATGAATAAAAGATAATTACTCATCATGCACGTATAAATTCTTTGTCATATAATCTATTTTCTAACATTTGAAAATCAAAAACAATAAAAAACAAGTAACAATGTTAACAGCTTACATATTAAAGAGAGACGATGATGTTTGTTCTAGAGTCACGGATCATTTTCTTGAAAACTGACCACAAGTTCACAATTACACGTAACAAAAACACCCTTACTTTGAATCAATGGCGTAGCCAGCTAGGGGGCAAGGGGTTCAATTGAACCCTCTCAAATTTTCAAAAAGAGTAATTAGCCTCCATTTGTATTAGATATCAGTGGAAATAAAACATAAATTGACCCTTCTTCTCTAATAAATTTTTAATTAGTCTTAAATATTCTTCAACAATAATGGAATGAAATAAAAATTTATACTATTCAGATACTTAATCCAATTAATACAAATCGTGTTAAGGGTTTTTACCTTACTAAATGGAAACAACACATTAATGTTTATCATACATCAACATGCATTATCTCTTAAACAAAAGAAACGACATCTTATTTTTTCCAATATTTATCGTGTATGAAATTCTAATCCAAAGTTTATTAGAGATGATAATGATAGAACAAAAATATTGTTGAAATTAAGTTTGTGTCATTCTTTTAAGTAAAATTGTGTTGTTGTTAAAGAGTGACTGAAAATAAATTAATTTTCTAATTAATCAAATTTGACCCTTCTGGGTAAGATATCTGGCTACGCCACTGTTAGGTGCTACAATGTAATTAACTACTAGCGCCAAGACTTGAATCCAAGCGATTCTGAAGGTTTTTTTTTATAGGAAGCGATTCTGAAGTTGGAAACTCTCAACTGGCATTGGGGAGTTTGTTCACTTAATTCACCTGATGAAGACGTTGATCATGAAAACTTTTCCTAATTGTCAATAAAGAGAAAAGTAGTTCCTTCCGGCTTCAAGTATTACATTAGTTATGACACATATGTCAATGTTCCTTCCAAATTGCCAATGAGATTCTCACAGGCAATCTCAATATTGAAGTTTGGCATCCCTCTTCCCGATTCATCTTTTACCAGCAATTGACATCATGATGGTGCAAGAGTTGATTCTGAATATAGTATATAGAACAAATCAGCTTAACCCCACAACTTGTCCATAAGTAAAAACTCCCAAAACTGAATTCACATGATAGAGCAAGTTACTAACACTTTCTGATACACCTATAAGTTTCCAGATTTTACACAGTAACAGGAACGGGAAGCTAATGACAGAACTCTCCAGAGAGTTCATGCAGTGACTGCATCGTGCAAAGCATGTAATGGTGTTCAACTACAAAAATACAAAAACTAGTATCTGAATTTAGCACCCTCCCCGGGAATCAAATTCACACACCATTATAACACAAGGAAAACCATGCAGCCAAATCATGGATAACAGATAACAACTTGATGCCTTTGTGATGGAATTGAAAAACCATCATAATGTATAAACTGGCAGGAGCACCTCCCACAGCAGACAACTAGTAAGGGTAACCAGATTACTTACGAACAGAGGCATCTGTATCATTTGCTTCTTCAAGTCTGGTTGCACACCACCTGATTTTTCAGAATAAAATCCTCAGTTAAGTAACAATGGTACAACATGTACATCAATTATGTCTACAATAAAAAACAAGAGACATAAATCTATATTTTATGAATAGCGAAATACCCAATATCATAGCAAGAAGAAGGAACTGCACCTGAGAATTCATCAAGAGAACTCTCTTCAGGCTCTATTAATTGCTTCAAGCAGACGAGCAATCTTTGATAGTTGCACCCTGTCAATCACTTTCAATGTCAGTTTCCTCACTTCTAGATCTTACAGAAGCTTTATTCCCTCTCAGCACTTTTGCAAACTCTTGTGTTGAACAAGAACTGCTTTGCTCCATCTTACGAGCAAGTATTTCAATATCATCGAGTAGCCCCAAACCTAATAGCCGGTTTCTCAACATCTCAACAGTAGAAGAGTATGGTGGTATACCTTCATCAATCATTATCTCAAAGTATTTACAAGCCTCCTCTAGTTTATGTTTCTTCTTGCACAAACCATGAATCATGACAGAATAAGTTGAAACAGAAGGATAAAACCCTCTCTTCCCATTCTCTCCCACACATCAGTTGCCCTATCAAATCTCCCGATTCTAATCAGCAACTTTAGTACCATATTGTNNNNNNNNNNNNNNNNNNNNAATTAGTCTTAAATATTCTTCAAACAATAATGGAATGAAATAAAAATTTATACTATTCAGATACTTAATCCAATTAATACAAATCGTGTTAAGGGTTTTTTACCTTACTAAATGGAAACAACACATTAATGTTTATCATACATCAACATGCATTATCTCTTAAACAAAAGAAACGACATCTTATTTTTTTCCAATATTTATCGTGTATGAAATTCTAATCCAAAGTTTATTAGAGATGATAATGATAGAACAAAAATATTGTTGAAATTAAGTTTGCGTCATTCTTTTAAGTAAAATTGTGTTGTTGTTAAAGAGTGACTGAAAATAAATTAATTTTCTAATTAATCAAATTTGACCCTTCTGGGTAAGATATCTGGCTACGCCACTGCTTTGAATTGATGCATCGTTCTCAAACTCAACATGTTTTCCAAATCCAACAATAAAAACAAACATATCATAAAAGATCCGAATCGGAAGAAGATGCTTGACGACGGAAACGAAAGCAATTGGCGGGGGGCCTCGTGGAAAATATCTGGCCCTTATTGTGCTACAACTATCTTCCATGTGGCCTAGTATATGGCCACTTATATAAGTCACTATTGGAGCGAGCTAGGCAGCATTGGTCCATATATTTCTAAGCCCTTTCAACCATGTATCCACTCTTCTGCTTCATATGGTCTTGGCTCCTTGGAAACTCCTCCCTAGCCCTTCATGTTCCACACTTCAAACTCAATCGCACAACTAAGATCCCTCTAAACTTGCCTTAAGAAGATATTGCGGTTAATTTCAATAACCACGAACAACAAGGAAAGTACAGTCGGGAATTTAGAATCTGCATGCACTCCATGTTGTATAGAGAAGGGGATGTACGAGTATCACAACGATGTCTAGTTTTAAGGGGTTCGGAATCATAAAAAGCACAACACGACTATGGTTGAAAAATCACATAATTCCGGTAACGTTTGGTTCCCGATAGAAGCGGTCAACCTTATTTACGGTTTTACTTCCCTATGAGGAGCCCTATCGTCAGGAGATAAACGTTCCCAAATTTTTACATGGGTGGTTAGATTTCATCTATGTGAGAGTTTTGTGTGTGGAAGAATGAACCAAACTTTGTCATATAAGGGTAGGTAATATCGTTTTCGTGTGGTAAGTGACGTTGAATTAGGATTAACCGCTTTAATGGAGCCCCGAATGTTACTGAATACATTTGAATTTTCTTTCATAGCCGTATTTCACTATATCGTTCACAACAGACGGCCAAATTTTCATTTTGTAAAATTTAACTATTGAAATCACAACGTATCTACTAATGTGGTATAACTTGTTTAGTAAGTTATATGCAAATATACATCTTTGTGAACTAACTACAGAGGAAGCAGGATTTTGGAATTTCATTCCATTTCAAAGCAAGTAATGAGATCATATAATGATCGAAAAGAGGTATAACCTCGCGTCTCAAATTTGATACACATATTTAGGGCAAATTGTATTGAAAAACTTCAAAAAAAAGAACATATGTAGGCAAATGAACACTCTAGTCCAATTAGTGTGTTTTGGTCGATTAATTAAGAGAACTGTTATCTCCCTTCATATCACAAACGTGGCGACCTCCCATTGGTCTATCGCCCGCCAACACAACCTCTACCAGCTGCAGCCAACAATTTCCAGAGGTTCCTATATAACCTCCAAAGCCGCCGGCGCTAAAAATTCGCAAACTTCCTAGCACCTTCGGAAAAAAAGCCCAAAAACCCGACTCCGTTTTCAAATTTGTTCATGGTATCCAAAAACCCGAACCCGCCAGAGGGCCTTTACTTGGATCCGGACGAAATGGCCTTACCGGGACTCGGTCCATTCGCCACGGCGGCGACCACCACCGCCGTGTCGACGACGACTTCGTCGGCGGAGGATCTGAGCAAGAAGATTCGGAAGCCGTACACTATCACCAAGTCCAGAGAGAGCTGGACTGAGCCCGAGCACGATAAGTTCCTCGAAGCGCTTCAGCTGTAAGTTAGGGTTTCAATTTCAGTTCTGGATTGGAATTCTCTGGTCTAATTTGCTCAAATTGTGCTCAATTGAGATTTTGTTTCAATGAAGATGAAGAGAATTTTGGCGTTGATGTAAAGAAAATGTGTGATTATGAATGAAACTAGTGTTTTATAGAGTAATTAATTGAATATTTTTACTGGTGAATTGAAGTGAAAATGGAGATAATTGTTTTGTTATATGCATTGAGATTGATGTGGGTTGAGTTTAAGTACATTTTTTGTGTTAATGAATCATTTAATGTGCTGAATTTCACTTTAATTTTTGCAGATTTGACCGTGATTGGAAGAAGATTGAAGCGTTTATCGGGTCGAAGACAGTTATTCAGGTTAGCTTTGTTGGTTCCTTCATGAATTTGCCTTCATTCTCATCATTTCCAGTGCAAAGAGAGTATTGATTTTAGTGAAAATGAGTGACATTTGCTTTAGTCATTTAGTTATGAATGCGTAATGTTGGAGGGTAATTGAATGCTGATGCTGACTAGAAGGATTTGTTTTGCAGATACGTAGTCATGCGCAGAAGTATTTCCTGAAGGTTCAGAAGAACGGGACAAGCGAGCATCTACCTCCACCTAGGCCGAAAAGGAAAGCTTCTCACCCTTACCCTCAGAAAGCCTCAAAAAATGGTGAGGATAGTTCGTTTTATGTATTATAGTCGTTTAAAAGTCTATACAATCATCACTCACATATGCCTTTTTGTCTCAGCGCTGGCACTCCCACAAGTGTCTGGTTCATGTCAATCTTCATCGGCGTTACTTGAATCTGGGTTTAACCAAAGGCCAGATTCAGCATCGGTGCTTATTAGTCCCAGGGCTGGTGGGGTAGTCCCTTCTTGGCCTAATGGTTC
Above is a window of Fragaria vesca subsp. vesca linkage group LG7, FraVesHawaii_1.0, whole genome shotgun sequence DNA encoding:
- the LOC101304927 gene encoding DUF21 domain-containing protein At5g52790-like, whose translation is MREDHVPCCQVDFWVFIVISLILVSLAGIASGLALGLLSFSKVDLEVLIRSGQPKDQKNAATILPLVKNEHLLLCTLLIVKSLAMEALPIFVDSILPVWAAILVSGTLVVAVTEIIPQAVCSRYGLSLGAKGSYLVRLLLVVFFPIAYPFSKMLDCLLGKEHSALLRRAELKTLVDLHANEAGKGGDLSHHETTIIGGALDLTQKTAEDAMTPISETFSLDINSKLDMNTLGSIMSRGHSRVPIYSGNPNNIIGLILAKNLIFCRPEDETPVKYMTIRRIPRVYSNWPLYDILNQFRKGHSHMAAVVRNKKDVNGQREIDARSSRLDSVRAESKDLLLDITGLNSPINGKEHPSNAIDISSVYSSESTEYSTPLSEYVMEQDEDLTQTHYKRHKKQGGGNVSNESVGSIQSHLDEEVIGIITMEDVMEELLQEDILDETDEYVDVHNRIKINLLPSRRSSPSKSHRTKSLSQIYWRTPEASPLSSTYNSPILRSPINSAYIQPPPIFITRPTLYPSPPQAAPFAGPIRASPSSHRASRKSYEKLRQHSGRKPARTYSLS
- the LOC101306178 gene encoding uncharacterized protein PAM68-like: MKEKPSSKNPKNDDDDDDEIPQVVTERMLVRIVAAVGLPLATGIAFLNVFEYIKENHLWDVPVWLPFLTTLLTFGTSALGIAYGALSTSWDAEKKGSILGFEEAQKNWVDMWREEDEGSS
- the LOC101306469 gene encoding uncharacterized protein LOC101306469 — its product is MKKVVLKLDVHDDKSKKKAMRAVSGLEGLDSISMDMKDQKLTVTGDIDPVGLVSKLRKLCRTEIVSVGPAKEEKKKEEPKKEEAKKGEDKKKDPKDEVAELLKAYNAYNPPMSTHYYVRSVEEDPNACVIC
- the LOC101306762 gene encoding transcription factor ASG4-like, with the protein product MVSKNPNPPEGLYLDPDEMALPGLGPFATAATTTAVSTTTSSAEDLSKKIRKPYTITKSRESWTEPEHDKFLEALQLFDRDWKKIEAFIGSKTVIQIRSHAQKYFLKVQKNGTSEHLPPPRPKRKASHPYPQKASKNALALPQVSGSCQSSSALLESGFNQRPDSASVLISPRAGGVVPSWPNGSVQTANPSHENKGPTRPSCHSAESTPKAQPASETTDQGKRSQNHGQHPLRVLPDFSQVYGFIGSVFDPNISGHLQTLKKMDPIDVETVLLLMRNLSMNLTSPDFEDHRKLLSSYKIDGDSTDHLDVSKSLHTDEHKSVA